The following proteins are encoded in a genomic region of Sorangiineae bacterium MSr12523:
- a CDS encoding TrmB family transcriptional regulator, whose product MTRELCIEALVDLGFTALEAEVYVTLVEHSPATAYKVAQEVGKAAANVYKAVESLQRKGAILVEESSGRLCRAVPPAELIGQLQQQFAQARTRAEQALAKLRGPAPDERVYQLAAHDQVLARARAMIERGQKVLLCDLFPESVELLRGDLEKAARRGVSVCVQTYAPATFPPGIHVFENPAGARQLEAWPGGQWLNIVADAREYLFALLRTGGEGVHQAVWSESPCLSVVHHSGIKSEMTVVGFQRLIEAKADAAAFAQAFARTQQLFGAVDLPGYAALRERLGPA is encoded by the coding sequence ATGACGCGGGAACTCTGCATCGAGGCGCTGGTCGACTTGGGTTTCACCGCATTGGAGGCGGAGGTGTACGTCACCTTGGTGGAACACTCTCCGGCAACCGCCTACAAGGTCGCCCAGGAGGTGGGAAAGGCGGCGGCCAATGTCTACAAGGCCGTCGAGTCGCTTCAACGCAAGGGCGCGATCCTCGTGGAGGAGAGCTCGGGGCGGCTTTGCCGTGCGGTGCCGCCGGCGGAATTGATCGGGCAACTGCAGCAGCAATTCGCCCAGGCGCGCACGCGCGCGGAGCAGGCGCTGGCCAAGCTGCGTGGCCCCGCCCCCGACGAGCGCGTTTACCAACTCGCCGCGCACGATCAGGTGCTCGCGCGCGCCCGGGCGATGATCGAGCGCGGGCAGAAGGTGCTGCTTTGCGATTTGTTTCCCGAGTCGGTCGAGCTCTTACGGGGCGATCTGGAAAAGGCTGCACGCCGCGGTGTCTCCGTCTGCGTGCAGACCTACGCGCCGGCGACGTTCCCGCCGGGCATTCACGTGTTCGAGAACCCCGCGGGCGCGCGCCAGCTCGAAGCTTGGCCGGGCGGACAATGGCTCAACATCGTGGCCGATGCACGCGAGTACCTCTTTGCGCTGCTGCGCACGGGCGGCGAGGGCGTGCATCAAGCCGTGTGGAGCGAAAGCCCATGCCTCTCGGTCGTGCACCATAGCGGCATCAAATCCGAGATGACCGTGGTGGGCTTTCAGCGCCTCATCGAAGCCAAGGCCGACGCGGCGGCGTTCGCCCAGGCATTCGCACGCACGCAGCAACTCTTCGGGGCGGTGGATCTTCCGGGCTATGCCGCGCTCCGTGAACGTTTGGGCCCGGCTTAG
- a CDS encoding ATP-binding cassette domain-containing protein, with protein MLRIESLTKIHPGGVAALTDVSLEIGKGMFGLLGPNGAGKSTLMKILTGLLAPSAGSVHLDGVDIVARPEFVREKLGYLPQEFGLYPHLTGRQMLQFFLDLKGISGDGLVDALLGEVNLLAVANRKVGTYSGGMRQRLGLAQAIAGEPRLVVVDEPTAGLDPQERQRVYRLLSELGKKSTVILSTHLVEDVAVLCPRFAVLRQGRVVRVTSPGEARGALAGCIFEGRIHEEELEGAGDRFTVTQAFLVEGAMHVRLFAQDGEAPEPRFQSVPPTLEDAFVLMMNDETDITRAA; from the coding sequence GTGCTTCGCATCGAATCGCTGACCAAGATTCACCCCGGCGGCGTAGCCGCACTCACCGACGTGTCGCTCGAGATAGGCAAGGGCATGTTCGGCCTTCTCGGGCCCAACGGCGCGGGCAAGTCCACCTTGATGAAGATCCTCACGGGCCTGCTCGCACCGAGCGCCGGCTCCGTGCATTTGGACGGCGTGGACATCGTCGCGCGCCCGGAATTCGTGCGGGAGAAACTCGGCTACCTGCCCCAGGAGTTCGGCCTCTATCCGCACCTCACGGGGCGGCAGATGCTCCAGTTCTTTCTCGATTTGAAAGGTATATCCGGTGATGGCCTGGTCGATGCTCTGCTCGGCGAGGTGAATCTTCTGGCGGTGGCCAATCGCAAGGTGGGCACGTACTCCGGCGGCATGCGGCAGCGCCTGGGGCTTGCGCAGGCCATCGCGGGCGAGCCGCGCTTGGTCGTGGTGGACGAGCCGACGGCGGGGCTCGATCCGCAAGAGCGGCAGCGCGTGTACCGGCTTCTGTCCGAGCTGGGAAAGAAGAGCACCGTGATTCTGTCGACGCACCTCGTGGAAGACGTGGCCGTGCTCTGCCCGCGTTTCGCGGTGCTGCGGCAAGGGCGGGTGGTGCGCGTCACCAGCCCGGGCGAGGCACGGGGCGCGCTCGCAGGGTGCATCTTCGAAGGGCGCATCCACGAGGAGGAACTCGAGGGTGCCGGAGATCGCTTTACGGTGACGCAGGCGTTCCTCGTCGAGGGCGCCATGCACGTGCGCCTGTTCGCCCAAGACGGTGAAGCCCCCGAGCCGCGGTTTCAGTCTGTGCCGCCCACCCTCGAGGATGCGTTCGTGCTGATGATGAACGACGAGACCGACATCACGAGGGCCGCGTGA